ACACGCGATCGAGGACGTCTTCCGCCATATCGACACGGCCGCCGCGCGAAACGACGGCCGCGACCTCGGTTTCAGGGCGCGCCGCGGCGCGGAGTGCCGCGGCGGACCCGGTACTGGAACCGAAGTAGCCGATCTTCAGGTTGGCTGTGTCCTCGCGGCTGCGAACCCATTGCGTTGCGCCGACGAGGCGATCGGTCAATAGTGAGATATCGAATCGCGTTTCGTACGTTCGATCCTCGGCTTCGGTGAGCAGATCGAACAACAACGTTCCGACGCCGCGCGCACGGACGCGCTCGGCGACGAAGTTGTTCCGCGGACTGTGTCTGCTGCTACCGCTTCCGTGCGCGAACAGGACGAGACCGGTTGCTCCGTCCGGTAC
This is a stretch of genomic DNA from Natronorubrum sediminis. It encodes these proteins:
- a CDS encoding dienelactone hydrolase family protein, with translation MEAKDNSIITVTVDGVALEGELIVPDGATGLVLFAHGSGSSRHSPRNNFVAERVRARGVGTLLFDLLTEAEDRTYETRFDISLLTDRLVGATQWVRSREDTANLKIGYFGSSTGSAAALRAAARPETEVAAVVSRGGRVDMAEDVLDRVSAATLFIVGGDDQPVLEWNEDAFELLAGEKSLEVVEGASHLFEEPGALEMVADHAGGWFAENLR